The Watersipora subatra chromosome 7, tzWatSuba1.1, whole genome shotgun sequence genomic interval CTTTAGTACACGATCAAGGTCAGTACAGGCTTTGATAGAAGTACTTGTACTATTTATTAGGTTGGGCCCTTGATATCCTTTCCCATTAGATGAGTATTTGGGAAAGGATTggtattttattctaaaattgTCTCCGTTTTGTGATACAATGGAGATATACGATTATCGTTAGCAAACTATTTTCTGGGTTGACACCCTTTAAGCGACAAGCGACTACTTTTTAATGATCCCACGCTTCTGACTCAGTTGTGTCACTAAGTGATCACTTACTTAGCACTTATatctgaaaaagaaaatatttattgcGAGTGCTTTTACTACTGCTGAACTTCTATGAACTTCtttgactaaagccaaaagtaAACTTATTGTCGTATCTATATAAACATGTTAGTTTTGTCATGCGCCTATTTCTCAAACATAGTTTAGTTTTAAAtgctttaaataatttattttgttctatAACTGAGTTTGTTGGCTGATGACAGCATTAAACAAATAAGTAGCCTACATTCCAGCTTGCCTGGCAGTTGTTCTCATGAGCGTTAGCGCAAGAATTGCGTGTTGCTATCTCCTGATGTAAAGCTCTTTTCAGAGCTTATGCTACTGTTAAGAGTGTGtcttatattattttaactgtTTGTGAGAATTGAATGACTAAATACTGTCTAAGAGCTCAATACTCTGATGGTATAACCCGATGATTCTTTTTGACTGTGAAATGTATTACGCTGACTCATCGATGATTCATAGATGGTAAGACAGCTAGCAAATGTTCCATCTAACATGTCTCGCTTGGTTCTACATTTCGCTAGTCGGGTTTGAAAAGGGGTAAAAAGAAATCGGGGTAGCTGCTCttacaaaaatctgaaatatgCGTGTGCAAACAAAACTAAGAAAAATCAGGATTTTTATTATGAAACCAATTTTTCGTAATCCTATTTTTTTGCCCGCTCATCAATTCTTGCTCAACATATGGGTTGCTGTACAAAGGCCTGATCACATACTTGTTTTAGATTGACAGATGGCCAATGTGGGTCAATGGTCTATGTAGTTGATAAGGATGGAAGCTGTGTCTATATAGCAGGAATGCTCATTGGAAAGTTGAAGGATTTTGAAGACCTTACCGGAAAGGTCATATACCAGGCAGTTATTGTCAATAGGAACCTGGAAGAAATTGAGAGGAGGTTCATGACTGATATACGAAATATTCAACTGCCAAATGATGTTTTGCGTAACAAGACCGTAAGCATAATAGCGAATCAATTAGAAGACGGGCATTGGCCTTAAGTACGGACAGTCACCTGAACTTTTCAGTGTAGATGAATATGGTCAACTGCGTTCTATTGATAAGCTGCCATAGAGCAGTGCTAATATTTACAAGGCATCTAGCTTTCAGTTATCATCTATAACAATGCAGCAACCATTTTGATGGGTGGTGGAGGTTTAGCCTGTGTTCATCATAATAGATAGTTGATTAGCATTACCAATAACCTTTGATTGTATCCTATCACTATTCAATTTAGCATGCACTAACTctcatttatataaaaatggcaTCTTGTCAAGTTTACTTTAATGAGCAGACAAATCTAAAACTACGGTTGTGGTTAGACCGAGTCATGCTCCTGCGTGATacataagtttatttttatgtatttttaccATGTATTTTAATTGCACTCTGCAAGCGCACCTTTTTGTTAGAAACAGTAGAGGTTTATATCTTGGTTTAGTGAGTGGTTTTAGCCTAGGTTCcaatattattgcaataaaattttattatccgCTTCAACATCACAAATCTAATTGCTTTCACAATCAAACAATTTGACTGTAAAAGTTAAATTTCTACAAGTGCTTAAACGTTAAACTTCCAGCCAGGAAGGGGCTTGGTTGGAAGTTTCAAATCAGCTCTAACTGaagtttaactttttaaaagttggtCTCTTCATATTTGCACTCAGCTCTATTTGTTCACATAAACATCACTTATTATACCtcttaaataaaatgaatgagcCTACAACAGTTCAGAGGAGTCAGAGTTCACAACCATTACACAACGGTTCAATTTTAGAGTTATCTGTTCTTACAAGGAGACTTTACACATAAAAACTTGCATAATCCTTCTAAATGattttaacatatattttagTAGTCACTACTTCTTGACCTGCCACTATGTATTCTAAAAAATATCCCTACATCTTGTTTCTGCGTCACCTAAGAGTTCTCACAGGCATAGCCATATGTATGGGGGAACTGAATAACGCCCTGGACTAATTAATGACCAGTGCAATAACATCGGTgacattgtttgcaataataaaGTTTGGCTGCTTTTATACTAATATTCCATCACCAAAAGGGTCGCTGTGGTGACCTCACCTATGTGTGACGATGGTGGCCTCACCAATGTGAAACAATTGCGGGTAGCAATGGGTAGCTGGGTATTTGTGCGTCCTCACTAACGGATAGTTCAGATTGAATTATAGCATTACAGTGCAGCAGGCAATGTTGAAAAATGTAACAACCAATAATTCACCCTGTGCAAAGAATCGTGCCTGAATTTATTGATCAATCAAAAGAATGTCTATCAAATATATGTTAAAGAAAACCAATGATTGatgtaaattatattattaaaaattaattgtaaAACGACTGCATAATAATACTAgtaactaatgataataacataTAGTGTCAGTGCAGGGATTATTAGAAGACATACTCAGAAATGTGCTAAATAGTCAACCAGAAACAGCGCTGTAATAAACAACAAGATAGAAACTGTCGATTATCCCATTGGCTTTGCTTAAAGAGTAGACAATTCCTCAATTTGTGCATAAACGGTAGACGGTTGCCAATCAGAGTCCATTGCGAAAGGATCTGTAGTTGTAACATTGATACTGTCAGTTAAAGGAATATTAATACTGTAGGCATGAAGCATCATTCTGTGGGGAGACGAATCCGTTCTCCTTGAATATGTATAATCTCCCACAATGACATGTCCTATAAGAGTAAAATGTTATCTAAGCAACGATACAGAGCCGGAATGTCAAATCTTATGCACTTTGTAAGATTACAATTTGAAGATTCTCGAATATAATCCAGCTAGTAAAAATTTCATGATGCAAGGATTCTGTTGGTATCATATTTATTCATGTTTTTGTTTGGTAGGGGTAAGTATACCCACTCACCTTAAGCTAACTGGACAGTATTACTAAGGGTTCTTAATCTACATGCTTAATACTCAAGCAAACATCGCAATACAgaacatacatatatagtagCTATAGAAGATCACTCTACACAATATATAATAGTGATGACATCATAGAATGATACAATGAAAAGCAATGACTCCGTGGTTGAATGATCTTAGCTCAAAATTATGGTAATGAATTCTCAAGGCATAGATGTATCTTTGACAGCCATTATAGCCGCTCCTTTTAAATCTGTTATGCAATAGGCACCTCGCTGAATTTACCTTAGCTCTTCATATCTGCTGCTGAACCCAAACCAAAATCAAGTCATCTGGCATAAGTCACCTAATCTAGTATAACGCACTTGAGATTGACTAACCTCCTGAAATCTCCAAATTTTAGTTAGGAAATTACCAGCTAGAGAAATATAGAGCGAGAGTCAGCGAGAGTAAGGCAAAATGAAAGACAAAGCAAATGAGAGGGAAAACTAAAAGAAAACTACAGTTAGATGAGTTTGTTTGAGAGCTGATTAGTCTCCATAAACTGACTAAAAAGAGAGAAATTTAAAGTCAGATTCCCCTCCAGTCACAACCAGTTTTCTTCCTAAGAATGGAACCTCAACTTGCTCCTCACCGGTCAGCCTACTAAGCTATGGACTCTCTAGAGTAGTTATTGGAGAGATGGTGAGTGGCTTTACCAATTCAAACCAATTGTAGCAACAAACGCATGACGCAAAGTCGTGAGACATGAAGAATGGCAAAATGAAAATTGTGAGCAATCTACCTGAGCCAGAATAGAATAACTTGTAGAAGTGAACTGACAAACAATAAATGGCGCAAGACTCTTTGAGAATACTGTTATGTTTATTCTCTATTCCAGCAAATTTTAGCGCACTAGAAGGTAGCTTTTCCAAGGGGGATAGAAATATCATGTCAAAAAGAAATTCTTTAGTGGCCCTATACCGCAACACATTTCAAGAGCCACCAGAATATAATACCTTTACGTTTTAGTGTTGAGAGCAAGTTCACGTCACAGATGACTTCAAAGAGCCAACAGCCAACAGAAAAACACTTTCCTCTAATTATAATAgattgtatttaaaaaaattatcacaactgatataaaaatattaccatgttattatttaaataacagCTCATGCGTagtttattgataaaataattaaaaataataactgaTGAATATTATAGTATAATTTGTTTAGATTATAATATCTAATGCATGTTAGAAAGAGCACAAAGTGATTTAGAAGTACATACCAATATGACTGCAGTGCACTCGGAGCTGATGGCTTCTGCCAGTATGAGGAACCAGTAGAACCTTACTCGCCTTTGCCCCGGCATATTCTCCTGTTTCAAGCAAGTAAAGACAAGTGCTGGCAGGTAACACCTTTTCTTTGGCAATAGTGTCAGTACCTGATGTCAAGCTGGAGCAGGTAGTAAATATGTAGGGAAAATCTGTGCTTCGATCTCTCATCAAGCCTGTGAGAAATAAGTGGCTGATAGACTCAGCAGAAAAATCAttgattataatatataaatctcaatgtttgtctgtctgtatgtccttcAGCATGTTCGcttatagctattgaaatcttgaaATTAGTATCTCACACCATGttgaatttgaactcatgaagacAGCAAATGCAGGTTTAAAATCCAATTGCCTAATCACGAGTCTACGAAGGCTAATGCGATTCatggctcttactatatactatatacacc includes:
- the LOC137399712 gene encoding RNA pseudouridylate synthase domain-containing protein 1-like isoform X1, which gives rise to MNTLQVLYKSSQFVVVHKPYDHKVNSNDPLEITVETLLLAKGIRCEEKQSKSLAHSFYWVHRLDYATSGVLCIGLSKEAARLASQAFEQRLVRKLYIALVRGHVSLEEVSKSVEEVQLIDDGFRHLHIHASLMRDRSTDFPYIFTTCSSLTSGTDTIAKEKVLPASTCLYLLETGEYAGAKASKVLLVPHTGRSHQLRVHCSHIGHVIVGDYTYSRRTDSSPHRMMLHAYSINIPLTDSINVTTTDPFAMDSDWQPSTVYAQIEELSTL